A window of the Desulfobacterales bacterium genome harbors these coding sequences:
- the rlmN gene encoding 23S rRNA (adenine(2503)-C(2))-methyltransferase RlmN, translating to MDTMVDLRNLTRSQMTGFVAELGLPAARGDRLFASLQRPGRHDLARMVEINKETRALLAGHAMISRLTPEVREQSQDGTRKYGFRLHDGAFIESVLIPEGDRHTLCISSQAGCAMGCDFCLTGTRGFIRNLQPAEMVNQVLGVMEEMIGSGIKRDTPRELINNLVFMGMGEPLANYNNLVTALRILMDEKGLEFTERRVTVSTCGIVPRIRELGRDVKVNLAVSLHAADDAVRSRLMPINKTYGVDELLAACRDYPLSKNKVILIEYILLKGINDSLADAGLLAEKLREIPCRINLLPCNRSPDMDYQCSDEKRIKEFQGILRNAGYRTLIRNSRGADISAACGQLAGRKM from the coding sequence ATGGATACCATGGTTGATCTGCGTAATCTCACCCGCAGCCAGATGACCGGGTTTGTCGCGGAGCTGGGTCTGCCCGCCGCGCGCGGCGACCGGCTCTTTGCCAGCCTGCAGCGGCCCGGTCGGCACGATCTGGCCCGGATGGTTGAAATCAACAAGGAGACCCGCGCTCTGCTGGCCGGCCATGCGATGATCAGCCGGTTGACGCCCGAGGTGAGGGAACAGTCCCAAGACGGCACTAGAAAGTATGGGTTCCGGCTCCATGACGGGGCGTTTATCGAGAGCGTGCTGATCCCCGAGGGCGACCGCCATACCCTGTGCATCTCTTCCCAGGCCGGCTGCGCTATGGGCTGTGATTTCTGCCTTACCGGGACCAGGGGCTTTATCAGAAATCTGCAGCCGGCCGAGATGGTCAACCAGGTACTGGGGGTAATGGAGGAGATGATCGGGTCTGGCATAAAACGGGACACCCCCAGGGAGTTGATCAACAACCTGGTGTTCATGGGCATGGGCGAGCCGCTGGCCAATTATAACAACCTGGTAACCGCGCTCCGGATCCTGATGGACGAAAAGGGGCTGGAGTTCACCGAGCGCCGGGTCACGGTCTCCACCTGCGGCATCGTCCCCCGGATCAGGGAGTTGGGCAGGGATGTCAAGGTCAACCTGGCCGTATCCCTGCACGCGGCCGACGACGCCGTCCGGAGCCGGCTGATGCCGATCAACAAGACCTACGGGGTGGATGAACTGCTGGCCGCCTGCCGCGACTATCCCCTGTCGAAAAACAAGGTTATCCTGATCGAGTATATCCTGCTTAAGGGGATCAATGATTCGTTGGCTGACGCCGGATTGCTGGCGGAAAAATTGCGCGAAATCCCCTGCCGGATTAATCTGCTCCCCTGCAACCGGTCGCCTGACATGGATTATCAATGTTCGGACGAAAAAAGGATCAAGGAGTTCCAGGGGATACTGCGGAATGCCGGGTACCGGACCCTGATCAGAAACAGCCGCGGCGCTGATATCTCGGCCGCTTGCGGACAGCTGGCAGGCAGGAAAATGTAA
- the rnhA gene encoding ribonuclease HI — protein MAPKKKFYAIAVGYRPGIYDNWPQAQAQVKGFAGAVYKGFPTRAEALAWLKSPSYRPRAGRNNNNSKKTPTAAIGVEPRPGAVTIYTDGGARNNPGPGGYGIVQIYEGRRKELSGGFRLTTNNRMELMGCIVALRELEHKDKPITLYSDSSYVVNGISKGWARGWRKRGWLKSNKEPALNPDLWAELLDLVEGLDITFKWVRGHSGNPCNERCDELAVAMSGRDGLPEDPGYKG, from the coding sequence ATGGCTCCGAAGAAAAAATTCTATGCAATCGCCGTTGGATACCGTCCCGGGATCTATGACAACTGGCCTCAGGCCCAGGCCCAGGTCAAGGGGTTTGCCGGCGCGGTATACAAGGGCTTTCCGACCCGGGCCGAGGCCCTGGCCTGGCTGAAGAGTCCGAGCTACCGGCCTAGGGCGGGCAGGAACAACAATAACAGCAAAAAAACGCCAACAGCCGCCATTGGCGTGGAGCCCAGGCCCGGCGCGGTCACCATCTATACCGACGGCGGGGCCCGCAACAATCCCGGACCCGGCGGCTACGGCATTGTCCAGATCTACGAGGGCCGGCGCAAGGAGCTGTCCGGCGGCTTTCGGTTGACCACCAACAACCGGATGGAGCTTATGGGCTGCATCGTCGCCCTGCGGGAGCTGGAGCATAAGGACAAACCGATAACCCTGTACTCTGATTCCAGCTATGTGGTGAACGGGATCTCCAAGGGCTGGGCCAGGGGCTGGCGCAAACGGGGCTGGCTCAAGTCGAACAAGGAGCCGGCCCTGAACCCCGACCTGTGGGCCGAACTGCTCGACCTGGTCGAGGGGCTGGATATCACCTTCAAATGGGTCAGGGGCCATAGCGGCAACCCCTGCAACGAGCGGTGCGACGAACTGGCCGTGGCCATGTCCGGCCGGGATGGGCTGCCCGAGGATCCGGGCTACAAGGGGTGA